A stretch of the Apteryx mantelli isolate bAptMan1 chromosome 3, bAptMan1.hap1, whole genome shotgun sequence genome encodes the following:
- the SAYSD1 gene encoding SAYSvFN domain-containing protein 1, giving the protein MSAAVERRLAQFRAARGSTGAPAPAPAPLRSAEPPAEAANGQARGGGAPRALKAVLWAVLLALAAGLGLALPVGLLAGLYWMHAATRGPAERRRGELSAYSVFNPGCAAIPGTLTAAQLERELLYRPAAGSAG; this is encoded by the exons ATGTCGGCCGCCGTGGAACGGCGGTTAGCGCAGttccgcgccgcccgcggcagcacCGGcgcccccgctcccgctcccgctccgctgCGCTCCGCAGAGCCGCCTGCCGAGGCCGCCAACGGGCAG gcgcggggcggcggggcgccgcgggcgctGAAGGCGGTGCTGTGGGCcgtgctgctggcgctggcggccgggctggggctggcgctgcccgTCGGCCTCCTCGCCGGCCTCTACTGGATGCACGCCGCCACCCGCGGCCCcgccgagcggcggcgcggcgagcTCAGCGCCTACTCCGTCTTCAACCCCGGCTGCGCCGCCATTCCCGGGACGCTGACAGCCGCGCAGCTGGagcgggagctgctctaccgacCCGCCGCCGGCAg CGCTGGCTAG